The proteins below come from a single Seriola aureovittata isolate HTS-2021-v1 ecotype China chromosome 23, ASM2101889v1, whole genome shotgun sequence genomic window:
- the LOC130164347 gene encoding HLA class II histocompatibility antigen, DP alpha 1 chain-like produces the protein MKMMMKELLLFLSCVACVSADSVHVDLAVTGCSASDGEEMYSLDGEEKWFADFVNKKGVYPVPSFIESFKYVEGTYQQAEANQQICRSNLKNSRVGMKEIPLENDPPSSPMIYTRDRVELGEKNTLICHVTGFYPAPVQVHWTKNGENVTEGASLNVPYPNKDGSFTQMSRLDFTPQLGDMYSCTVTHPALNQPLTRIWDVEVQQPGIGPAVFCGLGLTIGLLGVAAGTFFLIKGNECS, from the exons atgaagatgatgatgaaggagctgctgctcttcctctcctgtgtcGCCTGCGTCTCTGCTGACA GTGTCCATGTGGACCTTGCTGTCACTGGATGTTCAGCCTCTGATGGAGAGGAGATGTATTCTCTGGATGGAGAAGAGAAGTGGTTCGCAGACTTCGTCAATAAGAAGGGAGTTTACCCTGTGCCCAGTTTCATAGAAAGTTTCAAGTACGTGGAGGGAACTTATCAACAAGCTGAGGCCAATCAACAGATCTGCAGATCAAACCTGAAGAACAGCCGTGTTGGCATGAAGGAAATCCCTCTGGAAAATG ATCCTCCCTCCAGTCCCATGATCTACACCAGAGACAGAGTGGAGCTCGGAGAGAAGAACACTCTGATCTGTCATGTGACCGGGTTCTACCCTGCTCCTGTCCAAGTCCACTGGACCAAGAACGGAGAGAACGTGACTGAAGGAGCGAGTCTCAACGTTCCCTATCCCAACAAAGACGGTTCCTTCACCCAGATGTCCAGACTGGACTTCACCCCACAGCTGGGAGACATGTACAGCTGCACGGTGACTCATCCAGCTCTCAACCAACCACTGACCAGAATCTGGG atgtggaggtGCAGCAGCCCGGTATTGGACCTGCAGTTTTCTGTGGACTGGGTCTGACCATCGGTCTGCTGGGTGTGGCTGCTGGAACCTTCTTCCTCATCAAAGGGAACGAgtgcagctga
- the LOC130164345 gene encoding H-2 class II histocompatibility antigen, E-S beta chain-like: MASSFLSFSLLFIAASTADGFMEYAVDRCDFNSTELNDITYIRSYFYNKLEYIRFDSRVGKFVGYTEFGVKNAEAWNKGPDVVQMRNQKERYCVHNIQIWYQLALASSVEPYVVMSSTTPPAGKHPAMLVCSVFDFYPKQIRVSWHRDGQEVSSDVTSTDELADGDWFYQVHSHLEYTPRSGEKISCVVEHASLKEPLVTDWDPSMPESERNKIAIGASGLILGLILSLAGFIYYRRKARGRILVPTN; the protein is encoded by the exons ATGGCTTCATCCTTCCTCagcttctccctcctcttcatcgcTGCGTCCACAGCAG ATGGATTTATGGAATATGCAGTGGATCGCTGTGACTTTAACTCCACTGAGCTGAACGACATCACGTACATTCGGTCGTACTTCTACAACAAACTGGAGTACATCAGGTTCGACAGCAGAGTGGGGAAGTTTGTTGGATACACTGAGTTCGGAGTGAAGAACGCTGAGGCCTGGAACAAAGGTCCAGATGTGGTTCAGATGAGGAATCAGAAGGAGAGATACTGTGTTCACAACATTCAGATCTGGTACCAACTGGCTCTGGCTTCATCAG TTGAGCCCTACGTGGTCATGAGCTCCACGACGCCCCCTGCTGGGAAACATCCTGCCATGTTGGTCTGCAGCGTCTTCGACTTCTACCCCAAACAGATCAGAGTGAGCTGGCACAGAGACGGACAGGAAGTCTCCTCTGATGTCACTTCCACTGATGAGCTGGCAGATGGTGATTGGTTCTACCAGGTCCACTCTCACCTGGAGTACACACCCAG GTCTGGAGAGAAGATCTCCTGTGTGGTGGAGCACGCCAGCCTGAAGGAACCTCTGGTTACTGACTGGG atCCGTCCATGCCTgagtcagagagaaacaagATCGCCATCGGAGCCTCAGGACTGATCCTGGGTCTGATCTTATCTCTGGCTGGATTCATCTACTACAGGAGGAAGGCCCGAG GACGGATCCTGGTTCCTACCAACTGA
- the LOC130164362 gene encoding uncharacterized protein LOC130164362 isoform X1 — MEETMELRLEQTYVLPDNSSCSLSANQDESCSRQWPDRRLHPLQAFIMKSSSSSSSSSVTSSSVTARLETQLLCSSSSAPPPPPSLQSPELQAEFVQECRSKFPSHGDVSESSVVSSPSSCPRSSSSSSSPPCSDSRPARLSLSSPELLSELKESRTRPLRHVPAHYGLTTVFSGRGGQASGPALSTRPANQRTSH, encoded by the exons ATGGAGGAGACGATGGAGCTGCGGCTCGAACAAACATATGTTTTACCCgacaacagcagctgctctctgtcagccaatcaggacgAGAGCTGCAGCCGTCAGTGGCCTGACAGAAG GCTCCACCCACTGCAGGCGTTCATCATGaagtcttcatcatcatcatcatcatcatcagtaacCTCCAGCTCAGTGACAGCTCGCCTAGAGAcccagctgctctgctcttcatcctctgctcctcctcctcctccgtctctgCAGAGTCCAGAGCTGCAGGCAGAGTTTGTCCAAG AGTGTCGGAGCAAATTTCCGTCTCATGGCGACGTCAGTGAATCCAGCGTtgtctcctccccctcctcctgtccCCGGagctcctcgtcctcctcgtctcctccctGCTCCGACAGCAGACCAG ctcGTCTGTCGCTGTCCAGCCCCGAGCTCCTATCAGAGCTGAAGGAGTCCAGGACCCGCCCCCTCCGACACGTCCCCGCCCACTACGGCCTGACCACTGTCTTCTCTGGACGAGGAGGACAG gCCTCTGGTCCCGCCCTCTCCACAcgaccagccaatcagaggactTCACACTGA
- the LOC130164362 gene encoding uncharacterized protein LOC130164362 isoform X2 gives MQGERARAAQTLSQLQEVVVEPSTPRGAEELQLHTSQLHPLQAFIMKSSSSSSSSSVTSSSVTARLETQLLCSSSSAPPPPPSLQSPELQAEFVQECRSKFPSHGDVSESSVVSSPSSCPRSSSSSSSPPCSDSRPARLSLSSPELLSELKESRTRPLRHVPAHYGLTTVFSGRGGQASGPALSTRPANQRTSH, from the exons atgcagggagAGCGAGCTAGAGCTGCACAGACTTTGTCCCAGTTGCAGGAAGTCGTCGTTGAGCCATCGACGCCGCGTGGAGCCgaggagctgcagcttcacaccAGTCA GCTCCACCCACTGCAGGCGTTCATCATGaagtcttcatcatcatcatcatcatcatcagtaacCTCCAGCTCAGTGACAGCTCGCCTAGAGAcccagctgctctgctcttcatcctctgctcctcctcctcctccgtctctgCAGAGTCCAGAGCTGCAGGCAGAGTTTGTCCAAG AGTGTCGGAGCAAATTTCCGTCTCATGGCGACGTCAGTGAATCCAGCGTtgtctcctccccctcctcctgtccCCGGagctcctcgtcctcctcgtctcctccctGCTCCGACAGCAGACCAG ctcGTCTGTCGCTGTCCAGCCCCGAGCTCCTATCAGAGCTGAAGGAGTCCAGGACCCGCCCCCTCCGACACGTCCCCGCCCACTACGGCCTGACCACTGTCTTCTCTGGACGAGGAGGACAG gCCTCTGGTCCCGCCCTCTCCACAcgaccagccaatcagaggactTCACACTGA
- the LOC130164362 gene encoding uncharacterized protein LOC130164362 isoform X3: MKSSSSSSSSSVTSSSVTARLETQLLCSSSSAPPPPPSLQSPELQAEFVQECRSKFPSHGDVSESSVVSSPSSCPRSSSSSSSPPCSDSRPARLSLSSPELLSELKESRTRPLRHVPAHYGLTTVFSGRGGQASGPALSTRPANQRTSH, translated from the exons ATGaagtcttcatcatcatcatcatcatcatcagtaacCTCCAGCTCAGTGACAGCTCGCCTAGAGAcccagctgctctgctcttcatcctctgctcctcctcctcctccgtctctgCAGAGTCCAGAGCTGCAGGCAGAGTTTGTCCAAG AGTGTCGGAGCAAATTTCCGTCTCATGGCGACGTCAGTGAATCCAGCGTtgtctcctccccctcctcctgtccCCGGagctcctcgtcctcctcgtctcctccctGCTCCGACAGCAGACCAG ctcGTCTGTCGCTGTCCAGCCCCGAGCTCCTATCAGAGCTGAAGGAGTCCAGGACCCGCCCCCTCCGACACGTCCCCGCCCACTACGGCCTGACCACTGTCTTCTCTGGACGAGGAGGACAG gCCTCTGGTCCCGCCCTCTCCACAcgaccagccaatcagaggactTCACACTGA
- the LOC130164369 gene encoding orcokinin peptides type A-like isoform X2 yields the protein MKEENQDPDFIDRTGMKEENQDPDFIDRTGIKEENQDPDFIDRTGMKEENQDPDFIDRTGIKEENQDPDFIDRTGIKEENQDPDFIDRTRIKEENQDPGWSLEAAGPAGLQKQRHTKTQRRVHTKDKPHSCDQCGKISRVQVV from the exons atgaaggaggagaaccaggaccCGGATTTCATCGATCGGACCgggatgaaggaggagaaccaggaccCGGATTTCATCGATCGGACCGGGATAAaggaggagaaccaggaccCGGATTTCATCGATCGGACCgggatgaaggaggagaaccaggaccCGGATTTCATCGATCGGACCGGGATAAaggaggagaaccaggaccCGGATTTCATCGATCGGACCGGGATAAaggaggagaaccaggaccCGGATTTCATCGATCGGACCAGGATAAAGGAGGAGAACCAGGATCCGGGCTGGAGCCTGGAGGCCGCCGGTCCCGCCGGTCTACAG aaacagagacacacaaagactcaGAGGAGAGTCCACACTAAAGACAAGCCGCACAGCTGTGACCAATGTGGGAAGATTTCAAGAGTACAGGTGGTTTGA
- the LOC130164369 gene encoding orcokinin peptides type A-like isoform X1, which translates to MKEENQDPDFIDRTGMKEENQDPDFIDRTGIKEENQDPDFIDRTGMKEENQDPDFIDRTGIKEENQDPDFIDRTGIKEENQDPDFIDRTRIKEENQDPGWSLEAAGPAGLQKQRRTKERLHGCDHCGNTFTTSSHLKTHQRVHSS; encoded by the exons atgaaggaggagaaccaggaccCGGATTTCATCGATCGGACCgggatgaaggaggagaaccaggaccCGGATTTCATCGATCGGACCGGGATAAaggaggagaaccaggaccCGGATTTCATCGATCGGACCgggatgaaggaggagaaccaggaccCGGATTTCATCGATCGGACCGGGATAAaggaggagaaccaggaccCGGATTTCATCGATCGGACCGGGATAAaggaggagaaccaggaccCGGATTTCATCGATCGGACCAGGATAAAGGAGGAGAACCAGGATCCGGGCTGGAGCCTGGAGGCCGCCGGTCCCGCCGGTCTACAG AAACAGAGACGCACTAAAGAGAGGCTGCACGGCTGTGACCACTGTGGGAACACGTTTACGACCTCGAGTCATTTAAAGACCCACCAACGTGTTCACAGCAGTTAG